In Daucus carota subsp. sativus chromosome 4, DH1 v3.0, whole genome shotgun sequence, one DNA window encodes the following:
- the LOC108216844 gene encoding protein DETOXIFICATION 16-like: protein MDKGEQISSSSLVKPLIESNHNECFPEMNNEKGVITKEDILEEVKKQLWLAGPLICVSVSQSILQLISIMFVGHLGELALSGASMATSFASVTGFILLMGMSCAMETFCGQSYGAKQYHMLGIHMQRAMFVLLLVSIPIAVIWANTGIILKVLGQDLAISEEAGLYARYMIPSLFAYGLLQCQIRFLQTQNIVFPMLASSGITTLLHIFVCWFLVYKSGLGSRGAAVATSISYWIHVVLLALYVKFSSSCAKSWTGFSKECLQDILTFIRLAVPSGIMVCLELWSFEMMVLLAGLLPNPQLETSVLSISLTTAENCWMIPFGLGASVSTRVSNELGASHPQTARLAVSVVFVLATTVGILVGVLLLLIRDIWGYAYSNEVEVVQYVATMMPILATSNIFDGIQCALSGVVRGCGFQQIGVYINLGSYYLVGLPCSVLFAFVLHFGGQGLWLGIICALLVQVFLLLLVIARIDWNKEAKNAKDRVYDSAIPVEIIS from the exons ATGGACAAAGGGGAGCAAATTAGTTCAAGCTCTTTGGTCAAACCCTTAATAGAGAGTAATCACAATGAATGTTTTCCAGAGATGAACAATGAAAAAGGTGTGATTACAAAAGAGGATATCTTGGAAGAAGTTAAGAAGCAACTATGGCTGGCTGGACCCCTCATTTGTGTAAGTGTTTCACAATCAATTTTACAGTTGATTTCTATTATGTTTGTGGGGCATCTTGGAGAGTTGGCTCTTTCTGGTGCTTCTATGGCTACCTCCTTTGCAAGTGTCACTGGTTTCATCTTGCTG ATGGGAATGTCCTGTGCAATGGAGACATTTTGCGGCCAGTCCTATGGTGCAAAGCAGTATCATATGCTTGGCATACATATGCAGAGAGCCATGTTTGTTCTTTTGCTTGTAAGTATACCCATAGCAGTTATTTGGGCGAACACGGGGATCATCCTTAAAGTCTTGGGTCAAGATCTAGCTATATCAGAAGAGGCTGGCCTATATGCTCGGTATATGATCCCCAGCCTATTTGCATATGGCCTTCTTCAGTGCCAGATTAGATTTTTACAAACTCAAAACATAGTATTCCCGATGTTGGCAAGCTCCGGGATCACAACTCTGCTGCATATTTTTGTCTGTTGGTTCCTGGTTTACAAGTCTGGATTAGGTAGTCGAGGAGCTGCTGTGGCAACTTCTATATCTTACTGGATACACGTCGTGCTGCTGGCACTTTATGTAAAGTTTTCTTCTTCGTGTGCAAAATCCTGGACCGGATTTTCAAAGGAATGCCTTCAAGATATCCTAACTTTCATTAGACTAGCAGTCCCTTCAGGTATTATGGTCTG CTTGGAATTGTGGTCATTCGAAATGATGGTTCTTCTTGCTGGTCTTCTCCCTAATCCACAACTAGAGACTTCAGTGCTCTCCATCAG CCTCACTACTGCTGAAAACTGCTGGATGATACCATTTGGACTTGGTGCCTCTGTGAG CACAAGGGTCTCAAATGAACTAGGTGCAAGTCATCCACAGACTGCACGTTTGGCGGTTTCTGTAGTCTTTGTCCTGGCTACTACGGTGGGCATTTTGGTTGGAGTACTTTTGTTGTTGATTCGTGACATCTGGGGTTATGCGTACAGCAATGAAGTAGAAGTTGTTCAATACGTAGCAACCATGATGCCCATTTTAGCAACATCAAACATCTTTGATGGCATTCAGTGTGCGCTTTCAG GTGTGGTTAGAGGATGTGGTTTCCAGCAAATTGGCGTGTACATAAATCTTGGATCATACTATCTCGTCGGTCTTCCCTGTTCTGTTCTGTTTGCATTTGTTTTACATTTTGGAGGAcag GGCCTTTGGTTGGGGATCATCTGCGCGCTATTAGTTCAAGTGTTCTTGCTTCTTCTTGTCATCGCCCGTATTGACTGGAACAAGGAA gCAAAAAATGCGAAAGATCGAGTCTATGATTCTGCAATCCCGGTGGAAATAATCTCATGA
- the LOC108216582 gene encoding GDSL esterase/lipase At5g03980-like — protein sequence MSPNNILSLGFLMTCFMYLLFGVAMSFDPHLPDISMLRSCNIDKIYQLGDSLSDTGNHNIENPFDQCSMPPYGSSFFQKPTGRCSDGLLMIDHIASAAGIPFLNPYLDASANFSHGSNFAVVGSTALSVQSMATQGISFYVTNYSLGVQLHWLSKHLSSLCESEIDCRPKKMKNTLFMVGETGGNDYNFALLEGKTIDEAKSMVPEVVGVIIDAVRRVISLGAVQVVVPGNFPIGCVPIFLTAFQTTNATAYDKNQCLKDLNEFAVFHNQYLKQAISILKKENPETKIVYADYYNAFLWLLENCSYLGFDITSALKACCGSGGKYRYSSSRVCGRAKLPVCSNPDQFISWDGMHMTQRAYKFLAKWLVADILPQLNCNFNIADS from the exons ATGTCTCCTAACAACATACTCTCACTTGGGTTTCTTATGACATGTTTCATGTACCTCCTTTTCGGAGTTGCCATGTCTTTTGATCCACACTTGCCGGATATTAGTATGCTGAGAAGCTGCAATATCGACAAGATATATCAGCTCGGAGATTCTCTGTCGGATACGGGGAATCATAATATTGAGAACCCTTTTGATCAGTGTTCCATGCCTCCATATGGTTCAAGTTTTTTCCAGAAGCCTACTGGCCGCTGTTCAGATGGACTGTTGATGATCGACCACATTG CATCAGCGGCCGGTATTCCCTTTCTCAATCCCTATCTGGATGCTAGTGCAAATTTTAGCCACGGATCAAACTTCGCAGTGGTTGGTTCTACAGCATTGTCAGTACAATCCATGGCTACACAAGGCATTTCATTCTATGTGACTAATTATTCTCTCGGTGTACAACTTCATTGGTTGTCCAAACATTTATCATCACTCTGCGAATCAGAAATAG ATTGCAGGCCGAAGAAGATgaaaaatactttatttatggTCGGGGAGACGGGAGGTAATGATTACAATTTTGCACTATTAGAAGGTAAGACTATTGATGAGGCAAAGAGTATGGTGCCTGAAGTTGTTGGAGTCATAATTGATGCAGTTAGA AGAGTCATCAGTCTTGGCGCTGTTCAGGTGGTTGTTCCAGGAAATTTTCCGATCGGCTGTGTACCCATATTTCTTACAGCATTTCAAACTACCAATGCAACAGCTTATGACAAAAATCAGTGTTTGAAAGATCTCAATGAATTTGCCGTATTCCACAACCAGTATTTAAAACAAGCTATTAGCATATTGAAGAAAGAAAATCCCGAGACCAAAATTGTGTATGCTGATTACTACAACGCTTTCCTGTGGCTTCTGGAAAATTGTTCATATTTAG GTTTTGATATCACGTCTGCTCTAAAAGCTTGTTGTGGAAGTGGTGGTAAGTATAGGTACTCATCATCAAGAGTATGCGGAAGGGCAAAGTTACCTGTGTGCTCCAACCCAGATCAATTTATAAGCTGGGACGGTATGCATATGACGCAAAGGGCTTATAAATTCCTCGCCAAATGGCTTGTAGCAGATATTTTACCACAGCTGAACTGTAATTTTAACATTGCAGATTCATAG